From the Coregonus clupeaformis isolate EN_2021a unplaced genomic scaffold, ASM2061545v1 scaf0153, whole genome shotgun sequence genome, one window contains:
- the LOC121559510 gene encoding uncharacterized protein LOC121559510 isoform X2 yields the protein MADQEQIDIDTLLDMPAPERSRTGRASALARLLHQDCTHLLELYVRLLHSALRKCSGLLECLILREEEEMGELEGEYETARKSVRDRLGHLLHSTKVLLETDEDVTPDHQCDEEVDGVVGTFGAKMWTYRVLLELTHWADSASQTLHVLHSEREGKEEEI from the exons ATGGCTGATCAGGAACAGATTGACATAGACACGCTACTGGACATGCCTGCGCCGGAGCGATCGAGAACCGGGAGAGCATCGGCTCTGGCTCGGCTACTGCACCAGGATTGCACTCATCTTCTGGAGCTATAT GTTCGGCTCCTACACTCAGCCCTGCGCAAATGCTCGGGCCTACTGGAGTGTCTCATCCTacgagaggaagaggagatgggCGAGCTAGAGGGCGAGTACGAGACGGCGAGAAAGAGCGTCCGGGATCGACTGGGACATCTGCTTCACAGCACCAAGGTCCTACTGGAGACCGACGAGGACGTCACCCCAGACCACCAGTGCGATGAG GAGGTTGATGGAGTTGTGGGTACTTTTGGGGCGAAAATGTGGACCTATCGGGTACTGCTAGAGCTGACCCATTGGGCCGACTCTGCCTCGCAGACCCTTCATGTCCTCCACTCCGAGAGGGAAGGGAAAGAAGAAGAAATCTAG
- the LOC121559510 gene encoding ciliary neurotrophic factor isoform X1 has product MADQEQIDIDTLLDMPAPERSRTGRASALARLLHQDCTHLLELYRERESLLSDHTPAGDRIVPLSLSSPDLSSDEQVRLLHSALRKCSGLLECLILREEEEMGELEGEYETARKSVRDRLGHLLHSTKVLLETDEDVTPDHQCDEEVDGVVGTFGAKMWTYRVLLELTHWADSASQTLHVLHSEREGKEEEI; this is encoded by the exons ATGGCTGATCAGGAACAGATTGACATAGACACGCTACTGGACATGCCTGCGCCGGAGCGATCGAGAACCGGGAGAGCATCGGCTCTGGCTCGGCTACTGCACCAGGATTGCACTCATCTTCTGGAGCTATAT agggagagggagagtctcTTGTCAGACCACACCCCAGCGGGGGACCGCATCgtgcccctctctctgtcctcgccTGACCTCAGCTCTGACGAGCAGGTTCGGCTCCTACACTCAGCCCTGCGCAAATGCTCGGGCCTACTGGAGTGTCTCATCCTacgagaggaagaggagatgggCGAGCTAGAGGGCGAGTACGAGACGGCGAGAAAGAGCGTCCGGGATCGACTGGGACATCTGCTTCACAGCACCAAGGTCCTACTGGAGACCGACGAGGACGTCACCCCAGACCACCAGTGCGATGAG GAGGTTGATGGAGTTGTGGGTACTTTTGGGGCGAAAATGTGGACCTATCGGGTACTGCTAGAGCTGACCCATTGGGCCGACTCTGCCTCGCAGACCCTTCATGTCCTCCACTCCGAGAGGGAAGGGAAAGAAGAAGAAATCTAG